A genomic window from Winogradskyella sp. J14-2 includes:
- a CDS encoding T9SS type A sorting domain-containing protein, whose protein sequence is MKLGLIYWFLPVFLSILCNNYYPIDTTPELSYDATRCRAAGSDIYRGFVPQGQLRLSLYEDSALANSASPSDGFLIFFDSEGNNDIDIYDALDIPNLDENFSTNNNGLLFSIESRATPLDEEEIQLEVNTYRNSNYTIVAEGISMQCATAFLLDTYLNISTEIPQSGSVNYSYSINLGVPASLANDRFKLVFSANPLQLIWDGSVSNNWNDPYNWIPNQVPGPCSEVTLLDAEQSPLISGDIIISALSIYGGQNLTVPNGTSLSIIGDLNMYSESDSYSGIIVKGTIAVQGTTKYHRYTNSELNNRDLISPPLSGQSWFSFLTEDNNHNSEILFNNGALPPNTVYLFGPFEKGNVDDYVVYNHNVTETLFSSRGYRVATNTPALQGNGEALVFTGSILTEPINVTIENDFTGDFPQWNLIGNPYASYIDIDAFLNHVGSVSGVTNLSLLDESTAAIYGYDANDADQSGSNWTIANLLEGPALIAPGQGFFVSSKLPSATLEFTPNMQVEGNSDDFIVGRTLGNNDFIKLRLSTIAHSCFTSLYFHDSASLGLDVGYDASIFGGVLSDLALYSHLIEDNEGRPMAIQAVNSEDISNVIIPLGVTASKDLELRFSIDDFSVSDTVNVYLEDVVTNTMTLLNNTDYVLLPQINISGTGRFFLRITESVLSSSPSNLGTLSIFLNSSTNELVIKGLIQEKTKLTIYDLQGRLIQSLKLNLYATKNLINLSSLSKGVYVVEFSSKTKVRSKKVVIN, encoded by the coding sequence ATGAAATTAGGTCTTATCTATTGGTTTTTACCAGTGTTTTTATCAATCTTATGTAATAATTACTATCCTATTGACACTACACCAGAGCTTAGTTATGACGCCACAAGATGCAGAGCTGCAGGGTCAGACATTTATAGAGGCTTTGTGCCTCAAGGGCAATTACGCTTGTCTTTATATGAAGACAGTGCCTTGGCAAACAGCGCATCTCCGTCAGATGGTTTCTTAATTTTTTTTGATTCCGAGGGCAACAATGATATAGATATATATGACGCTCTTGATATCCCCAATTTAGACGAGAATTTTTCAACTAATAATAACGGTTTATTATTTAGTATTGAGAGTAGGGCGACACCTTTAGACGAAGAAGAAATTCAATTAGAGGTCAACACCTATAGAAATTCTAATTACACAATAGTAGCAGAGGGTATTTCCATGCAATGTGCAACGGCTTTTTTACTAGATACTTATTTAAACATATCTACCGAAATCCCTCAAAGTGGATCGGTTAATTACAGCTATTCCATAAATTTGGGCGTACCTGCTTCTTTGGCAAACGATCGTTTTAAGTTAGTATTTTCTGCAAATCCTTTACAACTTATCTGGGATGGCTCAGTGTCTAACAATTGGAATGATCCATATAATTGGATACCAAATCAAGTGCCTGGACCATGTTCAGAAGTGACTCTTTTAGATGCAGAACAATCGCCTTTAATATCAGGCGATATTATTATTTCAGCATTAAGCATTTATGGTGGACAAAATTTAACAGTGCCCAATGGTACTAGTCTCAGTATAATAGGGGATTTAAACATGTATTCTGAGTCAGACTCCTATTCTGGTATAATAGTAAAAGGTACTATTGCTGTACAAGGAACAACTAAATACCATAGGTACACAAATTCAGAATTAAATAATAGAGATTTAATTTCACCTCCTCTATCTGGTCAGAGTTGGTTTTCTTTTTTAACCGAAGACAATAATCATAACTCAGAGATACTATTTAATAATGGTGCTTTACCACCAAATACCGTCTATTTGTTTGGCCCTTTTGAAAAAGGTAATGTAGACGACTACGTGGTTTATAACCACAATGTAACAGAAACCTTATTCTCTAGTCGTGGTTACAGGGTTGCAACCAATACTCCCGCATTACAAGGTAATGGTGAAGCTTTAGTTTTTACAGGATCTATTTTAACAGAACCTATTAATGTAACTATTGAGAATGATTTTACAGGCGATTTTCCGCAATGGAATCTTATTGGTAATCCCTATGCCTCTTATATAGATATAGATGCTTTTTTAAACCACGTAGGGTCTGTTTCGGGAGTGACTAATCTTAGTTTGTTAGATGAGAGCACTGCTGCCATCTATGGTTACGACGCAAATGACGCAGACCAATCAGGGAGTAATTGGACTATTGCAAATTTACTTGAAGGGCCAGCGCTGATTGCACCAGGCCAAGGTTTTTTTGTGTCATCAAAACTACCGTCAGCAACCTTAGAGTTTACTCCTAACATGCAGGTTGAAGGTAATTCTGATGATTTTATTGTTGGTAGAACATTGGGTAACAACGATTTTATAAAATTAAGGCTAAGTACCATTGCTCATAGTTGCTTTACATCACTTTACTTCCATGACAGTGCAAGTTTGGGTTTAGATGTAGGATATGATGCGTCTATTTTTGGTGGAGTTTTGTCTGATTTAGCATTATATTCCCATTTGATAGAGGATAATGAAGGTAGGCCAATGGCAATACAAGCCGTTAATTCAGAAGATATTTCAAATGTTATTATCCCTTTAGGAGTAACTGCTAGTAAAGACCTAGAATTAAGGTTTAGTATTGATGACTTTTCTGTGTCTGATACAGTTAATGTATACCTTGAGGATGTAGTAACCAACACAATGACATTACTAAATAATACAGATTATGTATTGTTACCTCAAATTAACATTTCGGGTACTGGGCGCTTCTTCTTAAGAATTACAGAAAGTGTGTTATCAAGCAGTCCAAGTAATTTAGGCACTTTAAGTATTTTTTTAAATAGTAGTACTAATGAATTAGTGATAAAGGGTCTAATACAAGAAAAAACCAAATTAACAATATATGACCTTCAAGGTAGATTAATACAATCTTTAAAGCTTAACTTGTATGCAACAAAGAATCTTATAAATCTCTCATCGCTTAGTAAAGGCGTTTATGTTGTAGAGTTTAGCAGCAAAACAAAGGTAAGATCAAAGAAAGTTGTTATTAACTAA